Part of the Portunus trituberculatus isolate SZX2019 chromosome 46, ASM1759143v1, whole genome shotgun sequence genome, CATTTGTATTAAATATATCATATTTAGGTTTTTGGAGGTTATGAACGTTAATATTTCACATCCTGCAAGTGTAGAGGCAACGTTGTCAGGGCATAGAAGTCTTTTAAGAAGAATGtatatgcgagagagagagagagagagagagagagagagagagagagagagagagagagagagagagagagagagagagagagagagagagagagagagagagagagagagagagagagagagagagagagagagagagagagagagagggctaaaAAACATGGAATGGAGGCATGGTAGAAATCCACATACATTGTCGAAACTCTAGATATACACATCACCCACTTTACAAATCTACATACGAGTAATCTAGACCTGAAAAAGTTTTCTCTGAATATACTAGTGACTGACAGGTAGCAGCCCCGCTGCTGTCGCCAAACTTAACCCGCACTACTATTTCCTTCCTATAAGTCCCTCGGAGAAGCCTAGAGTTATACCATACGTCCCGGATTAGCCGGGACAGTCCCGATATTGAACCTCTGTCCCGGCGTCCCGCATGGTTTGTAAATCTGTCCCGATAATGttccattatttcatttttttactactGTATAAAATGcaatataatatatatgataaacaaacaaacaagatatTATACAGGTCATATCAACGATTTAAGTAGTGGATAAATGTCCACTACACAACCCTACGACCAGTGTAAGGGTGCTTCTCAGTACCCTTAGCCAAACAAGCAAACATGGTGGTGTCGCGTGCTAAAGTATCCCTCCATGCGAAAGTATCCCTGGGCAACACACCCCTCTGCTATCTTTGCTCAAACTTGTGgatagaaggatctatggagctgATATCCCAACCAGAGCAATCACGATCATGGTAGCATCACCTCCACCAGCTACAGTTACAGCAATTTGCAACCTAACTACTCAGTAACTGTTACTTCCCAACCCATGACGTCCCACAACGGGCAGTCCGCCACCACAACAAGCTcgtccaccacaccacctcccaGGACCGACAGTTACTGAAAAACACCATTCCTACTATGGTCAAATTACTAATACGTAATCAACTTTCGTGTATATACATTCCCTAAAGATTTCATTTAACCCTTTCTAGCTTCATAACTACAAGGCTTTAATGATCTCTATCAGACGTAACTTTGAACTAAGTGGTGGAGTTGTGACGTTTGGAGTTTTGCATACACTCTAGGTAGAACAATTTTGCTTTTACTGTGTGTCCCTTCAATGCATGTTTTCAGTATCTCGGCTGCCTTTTGCAGTAATAAACCGttgatcattattatcattattattattattattattattactattattattattattattatcattattactattatatacaGCGCGTCAGTTAAGCTGGTAGCAGTCACcataccacagcacaccaccacattACCACCACAGCCATTACACACCATAACATGCCACATAACACCACACcagaccactactaccaccaccgctacaccGCAATACCACtacaataacacaacacacaacagcgCAAcaccccaccactgccaccgccacaccaccactgccaccgccacaccacaccaccactgccaccgccacaccacaccaccactgccaccgccacaccacaccacaccaccactgccatcacacaccataccgcacaacagcacaccacaccaccaccaccaccgcctcaccacaccaccactgccatcacacaccataacacaccacagaacaccataccaccaccaccaccgcgacattatattaccactaccatcacacaccataacataccacacaacacctcaccagaccacgaccaccactaccaccgccgccacaccacaccaccactacaatcacaCAACATGACACACAACAGCACagcacatcaccactaccaccgccacaccacatcaccactatcatcacacaTCATGCCTAACAacagcacaccacactacaccaacactaccatcaTACACCATACCACAGCACAccataccaccaacaccacaccacagcaacgctgccatcacacaccataccacaccacaccacaccacaccaccactattatcacacaccataccacaccacagcacaccacaccaccaccgccaacgccACACCCCacgaccactaccatcacacaccataacaTACCATATCACACCACACAAGGCCACCACACACGGTATCCTGGGCATCCGGGCCCTTCCCGTCCCGCTCCAGCACCCACCCACGCCCGCACTCGCACTGCACCCGCACCTGCACCCGCACCCGCCCACACGCTCTCCACCAATCACCGCCCCGTTCCTGCTCCGTCCCACAccctctccaccaatcaccaccccACGCCACAGGCCTGCTCCCGCTCAGTCCCGCACTTGCCCAGTTCAGGGGTGTTCAGCTCCTCTCGGCTCCGGCGCTTGCCGCTGCTACAGAAACTATTCTTTGAATTTATTTTCTCGGGTTTTGCAAGTGTTTCTAGATGTTTTCGGGACTTTGGGTGTagggggaagtggaggagaagaaggtggaagggaaaggtggagtgtgagagtgaggacagaggaggtggagtcactcaccaaacatgaaaaaaaaaaaaaacatctctctAAGAGTAAGAATATTACTCATTTAATAATTTAGTTAGCATTGTTCTgatatttaatttattattagcAAAGTAGAGCAAGTTTTAAGCCGCGATAGAAGCGAATCTAGGTGCGTTTTTGTTTaacgaaaaaataacattaacgtCACTGCATAAAATATATATCTTTAATTAGCACACACCTAGGATTATTTTGATCATTAATATAATAtttaaaaagtatgaaaaacatGACCCAAGTAATAACATTCCATGAAATTCAGTCTAACTATTCGTATTTTTAAATCCAAAATTTCTAACGgtaccaaaatagaaaacaaaaatctttataagACGAGAaatttgcattttctttatttggctggAAAACAAAAATTTGTCGTGTTTAGAAAATTAACATGATGTAGTGTGGCTGTGCTTTCCTTCTCGACAttatgatgtgtttctgacGCCGTTAGTTTGACATACAGACGATTCGTTGGACTTAACTATGTAAACAAGCGACTCGGTAACGTTTTTATATCTTGGttattagttaaagtatttgTTGCGTCTAAAAATGTAATGCATTTCTGCATGGgcgccttttttcttctcgcaattttcaaaatgaattatgtacgtaaatattgggccACAGGGACACCTCAACCATGCCATACCCCCCAGGTCAGTCCACCAATGTTTGCCTGCACTCATCTGTGTTTCCAGAGCTAGAGAGTAAAGtaaagccagaatcaaccaccaaaatagataagtagcccattactgtgttaaataaggcaATAGTTATATGTATAGCTCTGTTCAGACCACCTGTCGCCCATCATGACCCGAACCAAGACGCCCGCACCCCACCAATCCCCGTCCTTCCCCGCGTCAAATTGTCAACTCGTCAACATTTTTCCAATCCTCAGTGTTTCCTGTTGCTGCCCGcctgtaatgcataaagtgtagTGATATGAAAAAGTAATGAGGAATgaaagtgtgtgagtgtagtaatagtagcagtagtagtagtagtagtggtagtggtagtgaaagcagtagtagtagtagtagtagtggtagtgaaagtagtagtagtagtagtagtagtagtagtagtagtagtagtagtagtagtaacaggagtAGCATTAGGAACAGCAgtgttttatcattatcatgattgttaatgtgtgtgtgtgtgtgtgtgtgtgtgtgtgtgtaaggagcgGGCTGCTCAAAgtaggatttctctctctctctctctctctctctctctctctctctctagaaccataaaaccacCCTTGAAAAATCTGTGACAAAgagctgtattctgaaacgctcttctctctaacCACGACTGTTttacaaaggccacaaagatgactagcCAGAATTTCAAGAGTTTTCTCATGTTAATATCTGTCACTGgaatcttaaaaacacccttaaaaaaccctAACAATTTCCATTATACTCTATTGACGAACATTAGATACCTAATCCATCATTTACGTGGAGTTTGGCGGTATCTAAAAGGTGTGGCTTGAGTGGACACATTTTaagccctcctctctctctctctctctctctaatcggcAAAGCTAGCCAGGGTAGAATCAACGACTTGCAAATATGTTAAGGGAGGGAGTAACTATAGGAAACATGACTAAGGCGATTTGGCAGCATTAAACAGTTTATATATGGACTTACCAGATGTATGGGCGTGTGGGTTGGGTAAGTACATCACAGTGCACAGCCTGAAATTAACAATATTGGATGTACTTCAGAATGTACGCgagaagggaagagtgaggtGAGATGATCGTTGGTCTGTCCCTTACAACTGTTACAGAGGCACTGGGGAAGACTGAAGACTGAAGACTCGAACACAGTCTCGAGGGTTTCTAATTTTGGCTCGAGCTGTATCTTTGCTCataaactgatttttttttttttcaccttttcacaGTTTATCAATTGTTTCTATTATCATCTACCTTATCTTCAGActtaagtagtaatagtagtaagtaaTGGTAGTACAATAGTAGTTCTGACTAACTGATGTAAAGGAGTGAAACAGACTGCTTTGAGAATAGTAGTCCTGTAGtattagtaggaggaggaagaggagcaatcTTTATCTATATTAGGTATCCATCTACGGTATCTTCAGACttcattagtaatagtagtagtacttctGACTGATTAGGTGAGGAAATGTAACAGACTGCTTCGAGaataataataggaggaggaggatgagcagaTCTTTATCTATCGCTATTATCatcacatcaataataatagtcggtagtagtagtagttgtaataatagtagtagtgtcaataaaatccaGAGACACAGAAATTTGGAGGAAGAAATTAACttggagaaataatgaaaggaaagttaaaTATTGTAACTTAATCTAATAGTGTTGGTTGGTTTGAGGAAATTTAGAAATACGCAGGGAGAAATTTGACTAATAGAAATTATAAGTAAAGTTGTATATTCAAAGTCTATCTAATATAATCTTTGAtgtgagtaaataaagaaagtgaattAAAATTAACTTAGaggcaaaatatgaaaaaaagaaagttgagtTATATATTGTCGAAGAGTGAAActtgatctaacttaacctaacttgagggaagaaggaaaactcataggaaacaatggaaaaattaggagTTATATATTGTCTTGAAATGAGAAGACCTAACCTaatttggaggaggaagatgaagaggaagaggcataaaaaaaaaaaaagcaaaaaatacctaagagaaagagaaagaaaattaagaaagaaagaaaaaaaaaaaaaaaagccctccAACACCCCTAAACTAAAACTTTCTTCCAGCCAGCAGCCCACGCCCCACAGCCTGCAGCCACTAGCAGCAAGTTCTGAATAAGACTACATATCATGTAATATTACTACTTATTTCAAAGTTATAAACAGACAATATAATATACTACCAGTTTATGAAAATACCACTACTTCAAGttacacttgaaaaaaaaaaattccgttTCCTTAGTGTGAATAATTAATACTGTGTGAAAGTTCTTTCATAGAGTGAGACCTCCATCCTGCATAATACTGCTGCAGTGGCTGGCTTTactcaggaaaaaaagaatagtatgCATTAAAGATTTGGATATATCATTCAACAATATGTATCATCATATGAGTCTGGATTTGATTCCAAGTATTAGTTGTACTGCTTTCCAAGTATCATCAGTTAGTGTATACAACTGtgagataatgaagataacatggctgtgattgaaagaaaaaaaatatactattCAATTTGCAAATGCTAATAAAAATAAGTACTTAAGGGTATTGATACAGCATATATAATAAAtcatatatttatgtattaatATGGCACAAGTACATAGTAAATAAAATTtggtggaagaaagaagaaaatacttatatatgtaaaaaactAATACATTACATACTCAATAGATATAGCAAGATAATATATTTATCATATAAAAATCTAATTTACAAGTATTAATAGAATTTGGTACGAACAGCTTCATTTACCAATATAGGAGGATATAAGCTACTAAAGtttaaattacatgaaaaatattTCAACCACTTTAAGAAGCTACTACAGTATTTTTAACTTTGATCATGTAGCACTGGAAACTTTGTATAATTTCCATGGGAACCACTTACTTTTGTTCCCTTACCACACCATTCCATcatttttgccttcttttttttatcttctatacATGCTATAATGCATATGGGAAGTGCTTGGTTAGGAACCTACTACTCTTTGTATATTTGTCTCAGCCTATTCTCCATGTATGTTTGGGTATTAACAGTTAGTGTCAATTTGCCTCAGACATGACGCAAATTTCTATGAATGTGTGGTAAATTGCACTGGACTTGTCTTAATTGTGGATACAGTATTGAGTTGTAAGGAGCACTTAAAGTTCTCTGTGTGATGGGATGGTGCTGGCTTGAATATATGTACTGTATGTTCCTTAGACGTCCCCAATTTAAGTCACTAGTTTGTTAGGGCATTCACCTCTGACCCTGGATGTGGCCATGGTGTGAGGTTACAGCTGACATAAATTTGCTGCCCTTGGTTCTAGGGCAAGGAAGTCTCAGCTAAGTATTCAGTGAGTTTTGCTTGTTGCCAGTATATCCATCAACCATGTCATTCATTTATTAGTACATGTATTTATGTTTACTGTGGATGCAATTATCCAAAGATGTTTTCTGGTCAGCCTTTTATGACATGCTCAGGTGCCCCCCTGTGGAACACACTCATTACCATTCTCTTGTGGCTAGTAATTAAGAATatcaaattaaataataatcAATTATAGTTTAATGAGTATTTATATGGTGGTTTTATGATAGATATTTCCATCATGGCACAGAAATGTTCACTTTAGATCATACCTTAGATTTCATGCAATAATCTAGATACCttaatgtattatatatattgtacagttatttacatatatatacatatatattagtgtgggtgtatgtgtgtgtttctgtgtgtgtgtgtgtgtgtgtgtgtgtgtgtgtgtgtgtgtgtgtgtgtgtgtgtgtgtgtgtgtgtgtttcactgtttgatctgctgcagtctctgacgagacagccagacattaccctacggaacgagctcagagctcattattaccgatcttcggataggcctgagaccaggcacacaccacacaccgggacaacaaagtcacaactcctcgatttacatcccgtacctactcactgctaggtgaacagaggctacacgtgaaaggagacacacccaaatatctccacccggtcggggaatcgaaccccggtcctctggcttgtgaagccagcgctctaaccactgagctaccgggcgtgtgtgtgtgtgtgtgtgtgtgtgtgtgtgtgtgtgtgtgtgtgtgtgtgtgtgtgtgtgtgtgtgtgtgtgtgtgtgtgtgtggtacataCATTTTTTGCTATACAGTGGCTGTAATTGAATTCAAAAGCTAAATTGATGTCAGTTACAGCTGGCAAAATATACTTACACAATAAACACACTTTTCTTGTATTTGatctttataatttttataaTAACATTTTTATCAGTCCTGTGGAAACCTATATACTGAAACTTTGTGTTTACATGGGCTGCGGATTTCCAAAAGAGAGGTGTGATGTTGCAAACAATGCTTCACTAAGTACTTGTTTTCAAAGAATTTGGCAGAGCATACACCACAGCCATACTGAGGCCTTAGTAGGTGCAACAGCCCCTTGTGGCGCATCCCAATATGACCACTCAGAGATTCATTGTCACAGAATTTGACGTGACAACCATTACAACGAAACATTCTGAGAGGGGAATACAACTTGAGGTTGATGAAGGGGGAatcagtttcttctttcttaatggCTTTACTTGTTGATCCTAATGCTGTCACACCATCACTCCTCTTGGTGGCTGGGGGTAGTTCAGGTACACGAGGCACTGATACAGGCTTAGGTCGACGGAAAGTTCTTGTGCCTTGAGCTCTGACTGTTGAGGTAACTGTGTCTTGCTTTTTACCACAACTCGCTAGTTTTGAGGCTTCAGAAGCTAGGCTGTTCAGTTCTCGTTCccctacattttctttatctttcttcttaaaAGCCTTCCTGGAACGTAGACCAAGACCCAATCTTCGCCTCTTCGCTGTGCACTATTCTTTGTTGTCAGGTCCACAAAATCAATAGCAGACAGACTATCTACTCTGACTGGAATGACCTTTTTGAAATCATCATCACAGCTCTGGTGTTGTTGATGCTTGGATCCAGAAGCAGAAGACTCTGTCGTAGGTGGGTCTGGGGATTCTGGCACAAACACCTCTTCACTGGTGACTGGAGGAACACTAAATCTTAGCTCCCGTTTTACACTTGGCTTTCTGCCCAATGCACTCTGATGGCGCAGGATTCCTTTGCTTGTTGAAGAAGCCAGCTGTTGACTTTTCTCTTGATCTAGTTTTGTTTGGGATTTTGGGTCTTCTTCAGTGACCGCTGGTtttggaggtggcggtggtagtggtgacctTAAGGTCCCAGTATGTGAGGACCAAGTAGTATCCAAGTTAAGAGCTTGCACTGCTAATGCCATTGTTCCCAACCTGTTACTAAGACCAGGAGTGGAGGTCAGCCCAGGTTGAAATTTCCCAGTGTCAGCAACTTCTTCTGAAGACGGACTTATTAGGGATTCTAAGCTGGTTGCTGAATAAGGTTTGAATTTCTTTTCAATCATGGCATTATAGTCAGACATGTGCAGTTGCTGCATATGATAGAGCAACACCTGCTCACCTGTTGTATCATGTGGAACCATCTTGGTACAAAAAGGACAGTGAATTCCCATAGCATCTGATTTTATGCATGAATGTTTTTCAAGGATGTCAATGACTGAAGACCGATGGAAGTCTATAAGGTGCTTAGGTAGAACAGAGCTGTTGTAAAATTGAGCTTGACAAATGGGACAGATCTGCAGTACCATGTCATTACACAAATTCTCTACCATAGAGTTCATCTCCACCCTGTGTGACTTGTGTATGTGACTGCTCAGACTTTTTTCATAACCAAAGTATCTTGGGCAAAAAGGACAGAAGATATTTCTGGGTTGTTGTCCAGCATAAGAAGCCAGCTTTGTTGCAAAGTCTGCCAGTACTGACCCATTGAAGGGACTAGTCACCTGAGGACTCTTGATAAATGGTGAGGTCATCTGCACATAACCTGGGGAGGGATGACTGTTGGGTGTCTGAGAGCTTTGGAAGGATCGCTTCAAATCTTC contains:
- the LOC123520056 gene encoding LOW QUALITY PROTEIN: uncharacterized protein LOC123520056 (The sequence of the model RefSeq protein was modified relative to this genomic sequence to represent the inferred CDS: inserted 1 base in 1 codon) gives rise to the protein MDEVFGNSSSDTVMEAELSQVLETIRHDIASLHHHHQPQSSTSNTTVAHTISHTQATTMPSHIRAEPLTCSEQRAVVPRSCRGTNLPGVGGIRPVPYPRVISVATPSLRHTQSAVESRVPQSSNSPRPRAFSTSASPQSHSYVNIQACRPVSTYDNVPELAVPVTKPSTPLLTLHTSLPKYMNVPLSPRHSSSAPTTPQRGTSKQFLHHSYIELWSGIQEERDSLSDSECEDLKRSFQSSQTPNSHPSPGYVQMTSPFIKSPQVTSPFNGSVLADFATKLASYAGQQPRNIFCPFCPRYFGYEKSLSSHIHKSHRVEMNSMVENLCNDMVLQICPICQAQFYNSSVLPKHLIDFHRSSVIDILEKHSCIKSDAMGIHCPFCTKMVPHDTTGEQVLLYHMQQLHMSDYNAMIEKKFKPYSATSLESLISPSSEEVADTGKFQPGLTSTPGLSNRLGTMALAVQALNLDTTWSSHTGTLRSPLPPPPPKPAVTEEDPKSQTKLDQEKSQQLASSTSKGILRHQSALGRKPSVKRELRFSVPPVTSEEVFVPESPDPPTTESSASGSKHQQHQSCDDDFKKVIPVRVDSLSAIDFVDLTTKNSAQXKRRRLGLGLRSRKAFKKKDKENVGERELNSLASEASKLASCGKKQDTVTSTVRAQGTRTFRRPKPVSVPRVPELPPATKRSDGVTALGSTSKAIKKEETDSPFINLKLYSPLRMFRCNGCHVKFCDNESLSGHIGMRHKGLLHLLRPQYGCGVCSAKFFENKYLVKHCLQHHTSLLEIRSPCKHKVSVYRFPQD